The DNA window TGAATTTCATCAGCTAATTCATGACGTTTATGATTTAGTGTTTTATAATATATTTTTAAAGGTTCGACTTTCTCATTTTCGATGCAGGCATTTGCAGTCCGAATATAAGAAAGACTCTTTTTCTTTTCGGGTTCCTCGATTAAAGCATAAACCTGGGATAGCTTTTCAAGTTGCTTTTCGTTCAGCCTGGAAGGAAATTGTAAGCTTATCTCACAACAATAAAGAGCTGCCTTCTTATTTTCCAGTTTTAACATTTCCTTCTTCTGTTTTCGATATAAAGCAGCATAAATAAGAGCAAGTTCAATTCTATAATCTTCCTTGTCTTCAATGCCAATAGCGGTATGCAAGGCTTCCCTGGCCCTATCCAGATCAGAGCTTTCTTTTAAGCATATCGCATAATCATAATATACCGAAGACTCTACAGGATTAAAAGAAACCGCCTGTTGCAGGGTATAAATGGCTTTCTTATAACTTAGAAGTTTTTGAGTAAGTCCTAAGTTACGCAAACAGGAAATGGCAGTCTCCACATACACTCTATCTTTCTGGTTCCGAAAACGAGCCCTACAAAGATACTTCCAGGCAATATAAACAGAAACTCTGCGAATATATAAGCAATCTCTTAATTTAGATTTATCAGCTATTGCCAGATCTGTTTCCAGGCTATCCATAGCCAGAGCCAATAAATCCCATACTTTAGCATCTTCTAATTTAATTTTTAAAATTTGTTTACAGTATAAAATAACATCATCGTATTTTTTCTTCTGTCGGTATAACAGAGCCAGGGCATAAAAGGAATCGGTATGGCTCGGGTTTGCTGCGATTGCTTTTCGAAACGAAATTTCAGCTGCCTCAATTTTTCCCAGGTCTCTATACACAATACCGAGATTATAATGACAGGCAAAAAAAGCCTGATCTTCTCTCAGAGCATTTAAGAAATTCTTTTCGGCTTCATATAAAAGAATTTTCTTCTGTCGATTCATCTGAAGAGTATCCCTGTACTTTCGCAGGCCTTTCGTATAGTCCCGGACGGCTCTCCAACGTTTCGTTCCTATATTTACGAGATCAGTAAAAACTCGGTAAGAGAGTTCTTCGGTCATGCTATATAATGCCTGGGATAGAGACTCCGAATTTGAAGGATAAGGACTTTCTACTTTCCAGGAACCTTTCATCCCTCCTCCGCTAATATTCGCAATCATGCAAAGTTTGGCTCCTTCCCGTAAAACCAGACCGTGCAGGCGAGGCCCCTGAACCAATTTTGCAATAATCCCCAGAATAGAAGCGAGAGGAATTTTAATGGGACCGAAACTAATTTCAACACTGGTTCCACCGGTTACTTCTTTCAGGGCTTTTCCTATATCTTCAATACTCAAACCGGCTTCAATTACATTGCCCCTGATACGAGACGAAGCAGCCTCATCAATAATACGGTATAAAGTAGTAAGAAAAGAAAACTCTCCCATCAGACTCGGAGCCAGGCCATTCAAATAGAGACTAACTGATTCATCTCCACTTAAATTTTCAAAGGGGCTTACATGAATACGTTTTCTGGCCTGTATCGCTTGATAAATAAAAAGTAAGATCACCGACATAGCCAGAATTTTCAAAAAGGTTCCTGCTTGAAGAATGTCACTGAGTTGAATCAAACGTATCGTTCGAATGGTATCTAATAGCTGGTTTTGAACCTTTTCACTGTATATCTGTTGTAAATCAATTTCCCGAATAAATTGAGAGCTGGATAATTTAAGCAGGTAATCATGTAACATTAATAAAAGACCGGACAAAATAAAGACAAGAAAAAAAGGACGGCTTCCACTCTTCATCCAGCGTAAAAAGCGTCCGAAGAACGAAGCTGAATAAAAATATAACCTTTGAAGGGAATAGTTATAATAAGAAAAAAAATATAACCAGATAAGAAAAAATAAGAAGAAAAAAATAGGGAAAGGAATAGAAATTAAGTCAAGATAGGGAATCATCTTCCCTGAAATAAGCTCCGGGAAAAAAGGCCGAAACAAAAAATAGGACTGAATCAAACCCAAGAAAAAAAGTAAGGAAGTAAAAAGGGAATAATACCTTGCTGTAAACAAAACAAGCTTCATAAACAGGTTTACTTTGTCCCGGTATCAAAAAGAATCAAGTCTTTTTACGATTGGCCGGATTATAAAATTTTTCCTCTGTGAGTAAAATCAAGCGCTTCATATTCCCCAGAGGTAAATTGTTTTACCAGTATATTCCATCTCCCGCATAAAAAGCTTTTCTTCCCAGGGCTTATCTTTTGTCCTGTCAAAGATAATTAGGTGAGCTTCTTCTGCATTGCATTTGTCGCGATAGATACTTACCTGTTCGAACTCCCTCTGCCTTCGGTTGCTGAGTGAAATTTATTACTTTTATAATAAATTTAGTATCGAAGTATCAAAACTATCGAAGGCTTCAATTTAGATGTAGGGAATATGTTTTAGTTTTTTATAAGAGCCTGTCTGAAAATGAAGCTACAGGCTCTTGCAGCTTGCTTTTCTTTAATAGATAAGCCTGTTTTAAGACACGCTGTAAGCATAGAAGCAGGATATATCCAGTGTTTACCTATCTTCGTAATCCCACTTTTCGAGATGGTTTGTATACAGGCTTTATCCACTCCAAACTCTCCGAATTACACGTCAACTTTGCTTCCATTCAGAAAAAGACAAAATGCTTTTAAGACTTTACAAAACCACGGGTCTTTTCTATTCTTGTCACGATTAGGCGAAACCGGCCAAACTGTTTGAGCTTCGAAAAGATATTATGAAAAAATTAAATATCTATAAAGTTTTTATTTTTATACTCATTTTCCTTATATTCCAATGCCATGCCAATTTGCCGGGGCGTCAGGCCTGCTACGAAAGAAATTATTGTGATTCTTCTGAATCCGATTGTGTTATTGGTTTTTATATTTTAGATGAAATAAGAAATAGCAACACTCCAAAATCTCAGCTACTCTATAGTATAAATGATAATTCTACAAAAACTTATATACAAGAAGAGCCAGCCGAAGAAAGTTCTATCGCAGGTGATACTTTCCAAAATGCGATTTACTCTCCTCTCCCATTCCAGTATTTTAACTCAGCAGAAAATATAACCAATCTGATCAATATCAGAAGAACAGGAAGTATAAACTCGCCAACTGACATTGATATTTACTATTTTTCTTTAACACCTTTCAATCCCGATTTCTTCTCTTTAGATATCTCTCTTTCAAGTACAGGTGCCATCTGCAATGCTTATATTACGACTCAGAGACTATCTCTGAAAACTGCGATTACAAGTTCCTCTTATATTTCTAATTATCCATTGTCCTCGAATTCACAAAATATAATTTTGAATAAAAATAATGGTAACCATTTATACATTAAATGCTACGGAACAGATGTAGCATCCTATCAATTGGATATTCTCCATAATTTTTCTGAGATTAATTCAACTCCTGGCAATACTTTTAATAATTTCCTCCTGGCAAGTTGCATCGGACTTAATGATTATTGTAGAAGAAGCTGTAATGAAACTTATAAATTTTATTTCTTTTAACTTATACCTTTCTTTTTTATTTTTTTCCTGTTCGGTAACTATAGATGGTCCAGATACAATAAAAAAGTACGAGGCCGAAAAAAAAATTAAAAGAACTGTTTTTATTAAAGCCATACAATGTGGCTACAATACAGGTCGAGCTTATATTATTTCAGATCTTGGTAATGATGAATATAGCAGTATTTCAAGCCAAAATCGTTCTAAATATATTGTATACCTGACAGCCTCTGTAGATTTATGCCTTGAAGCATTGGCCGCTGCTCCATGTCCAATTCCTCAACAAACCCCTACAGGAAATATTTACTGGGAAGAATATGATCCCAAATTTATCTCTACAATTGTCTTGACCCGTATTGTAGCCTGTACTCTACAACCGGTATCTTTTTGGAATTTTTCAGAGCCATTAGAAGGAAGGGTATATTGATGAATATCATCTACCATTATTTTTATACTCCTATTTATATATTATCCGTTTTAATCTGGATAGCTAACGATTTATATCTTAAAAACTTTTATGCTAATTGGCTTACCGGAAAATTAAGTGATTTTACAAGTCTATTTGTTTTTCCAATTTTTTTAGCTATCCTAATTAAGAGTTTGGACATTTTCAACTATTGGCGAATAAAAGCGCTCTTCCTTTTTTCTCTTGGATTCACTATAATTTTGTTTATATCGATTAATGTAAATCAGGCGTTTAATACGGCTTTTACAAAGTTTTTTTGGGGAGAAAGGGCAAAGGGTTATGCAGATTTCTCTGACCTTATCTGTCTGATTTCAATTCCACTTTCCTATTTATATTTTAATAAACAATATAAGAATTTCAATGAACGTTTAATTTCAAAACAAGCATTGATAAAATTCAAAGCCATTTTTATGACTTTATTACTGGGCTTTGCCTGTTTAAATACTTCGAGACCCCAGCAACCTTTCAGATCCGACCTGGAAACTCTCATAATATTTGATTTGTCAAGATACGGTGAATCTGCTGATACCATTTTTTTTTCAGAACCATCCCCTCAATTTAGTTCGGCCAGTGGACTAAAAACTTTTTTTCAATGGAAGTATATGGGTTACTATCTGGGAGACAATCCAAATTTAGCTAATAGTGCGGATAAGTGTGCAGAGTCTTATTATGAAAAAGATTTTCTATGGAAATATGGTGGAACATTTAAAGGCTACAAATTATACATATATAAAAAAAATGATAAGACAAAAAACCAATATAAAAATGCAATTTTCCTGTATTCTATGTTTTCACCGGAAACCATACAGGAGCTATTTTTAGATCTGCCATCCGGTGATTTCTTATGGTTAGTTACACTTGTTTTTGAAAACAAATCTGCTTGTAAAGAAACTGAAGTAGAATTTTTTCCCGAAAACGAAGTTGCAATAAAAGTAAACGGACAAATACAATCCCGTAAACAACAATCAAGAAATCTTGAGAATGTGGATACAATTCTGGGACTTGCAGCTTCAGCTAAAGATTATACTTTTAATACATATTTTAAAATAGAAAATAATTTAAACCAGGTTGATTTTAAACAACCATTACATAACTCTATTTTTCCTGCTAATGAAGATGTAACATTTTCCTGGGATTACCAATACCATTCAATCGCCCGAAGCAATGTATCTACTATTTGTGAAACAAATACACCGGAAGAAAGAAAGAGTTTACCCGGAAAATTTTTAGGTTATAATTTAGAAATATCTAAAAATGTAAATTTTTCAAATATCATAAAGGAAGAAGAGACTTCAGAGCAAAACCTGAGAACTACACTGAATTTTGAACCGGGTAATTATTATTGGCGAATATCACTTGTCTTTGAAAAGCTCTATTCTTGTAATGGAGAAAAAATAAAAATTCCATTGGATACTACTCAAAATAAGACTTATCCCCAATTTATCATTAGTTCAAATATCCTACAATGAAGAGTATTGTTTTGCTAAAATCTAATAAACGTATCCTGCACTAAAACAAATTCCTTTATCTTCTACGTTTAAAAAATCAATTATATAATAAGCACTGTATTCTCAAACTATGATTTTCTATTATGCAGATTTCACCTTTACGGACTTACCCTCGAAGCCAATTCCGTACTTATAAATCTCCTGCACTCCTAAGTCGCGAAGTTCAGTTTCATACTGCTTTTTTTCGATTTGTAAAAGAGCTGCGTCACAGGCAGTGTCAAGGGTCTCATCATCCTCTTCTTCAACTTTTTTAAACTCCATCACTACTCCCGCATCTTTTAAGTCAAGCGGTATTAGCATGATGTCATAACGACCAAATCCACTCTCACGATTCGATTTTACTCTATGAGTTTTCATGTTCACAAGTAGTCCCAATACAAAGGCATGGTAAACCTTTTCCGGTTCACTACCTGTTGGATCAAAAAAGCTCATGGCTCCTAAAACATATTTTTGTAGAGCCTGCCTTACCGTTTTATAATCACCGCTTAACAATGCACGAAATAGAACTGTAATTTCACCATCTGCTAAATAATTTGTGAACCATTCTTCTATAAAAGTCTCAAAAACATATTCCACCTCAAGATTAGGAATCATTAATTCATACTGAATATTTTTTCCGTCCTGAATTATTTTTGTGGTTTTTAAATAACCGGAAAACAAGAGAAAGCTCCATAAAGCTTCACTATTCCTTTCTATATCTGAAAAAATAATATGGCTATTGATTCTTTTAGTAATGGAATTGTTGGCTATCAATTGTTCTAATTCATTTTTAACGTCTTTATTAGAATGGGCTAATAAATGGTTGATAAGGGTATTTCTTGAGGTATTCACCCAGTAGGGCTTGAAGCCTTCCTCGTGCTTGTCAACAAAATTAAGAATTGACCAGGGGTTGTAAATGTCACTGACCTTTCCTATCACATAACCATCATACCACTTCTTTACATTTTCCATTTCGTATTCAAGCTGATAGTCGTTTAAAAATTTTACGACCTCAGCTTCTGTGAATCCAAATTTATCTGCATATTTATCATTCAATAGGGTAATGATGTCCGGGTTGTTCAAATCCGAAAATATATTTTCCTTGGTTACGCGCAAAATACCCGTGATAACAGCTCTTTCTAAATTTTTATTGTCTTTCAAGGCCCCACCTAAAAACGAAAGTAAGAACTCTATTATCTCCTGATAAAAGCCGTGTTCATAAGCTTCATGCACCGGTGAGTCATATTCGTCTATCAACACGATAACTTTCTGATTATGATAATGATAAAGGTGTTTGATGAGAGATTTTAAAGAATCTCCAAGTATAAATTCACTTGCTTCCCGTGTAAGAATTCTTTGAAAATCATTCTTCTCTGTTTGGTCCAGATAATCCGATTCTAATAAATACTTATGCTTCTTATACTCATCAGCAATAATTTGCTTTAGGAGCTGATAAGAAAGCGACCAGGTATTTTTTTTGGAATCCTTCAGACTTAAAAAAATAACAGGATATTTGCCCTGATGAGAGGTGTATTCTTCTCCCTGCTGCCAGATGGCGAGTTTATGAAATAGCTTTTCTTTCGGATGCTGCCGGGAGCTTGTTTGCAAGGAAGAAAGCTTTCTATCTCTGAAGTCTTGCATGTCCAATTCAAAAAAAGCTTTTAGCATCATCAGGTTGATCGTTTTTCCAAAACGTCGGGGACGGGTAATCAAACTGACTTTTGAGCCTGAATCCAATATTTCCTGGATAAACAGGCTTTTATCTACATAATAAAATCCCTCTTCTATAATTTCTTCGAAGTTGCTATTCCCAATAGGAATTTTTTTGAATTTTCTCGCCATGCTACTTCATTTTTGGGAAATAAATGTATTTGTCCAGTTATTTTTAATTCAAGAAACTACTTAATAACAGGATCTCAATATCCTTCCAAAACTGGGAAATGGGAATCATCAATCAAGCATAAAATACCCACATTGTTTTTTAATATCATTTTACAAATTCGGGAAAGTATCTTTCTGAAAAAATCCTTCCCTTCTACTTTCCTAAAATTTCTCTAATGCCGCTTCAAGTATTCCTTTAATTTCTCATGTAGCACTTGCATCTCTTCCTGGATACCTATGGAAATTCTTAAATATTTGGAAGTAGTTCCCTCACTAAAATAGCGAATTAGAATATTCTGTTCCTTTAAATAAAGAAATAGCTCTTCCGCCGTAAAACCTTTAGGTGGCATTACAAAAAGAAAATTCGCATCACTCGGAATAACTGTAAAACCCAGGTCTTCCAGACATTTTCTTGAAGTTTCACGGGTCTTTAAAACTTTTCTTCGGCAAAGAAAAAAATACTCCCTGTCCCTTACTGCTTCGCAGGCTATCGCCTGTTCCAGCATCCCGAGATTATAAGAATCCTTTATCTTCTTCAAAAGTGTTATATTCTCTTTGGTAGAAACAAGGTAGCCCACCCGAAGACCCGCAAGAGAATAGGACTTAGAGAAAGTTCTGGATACAACGAGATTCTCTAAGTGTGTAGCTTCGCGAATCAGACTGGAATCTTCCGGTGCAAAGTCAATATAAGCTTCATCGCAAAGAACCATACCCGGAAAACTTTTCACCAGTTCTATAAGTTCTTCTTTCTTTTCTAATATACCAGTAGGAGCATTGGGACTGGCAAAGGTCATAAATTTGCCCTTACGTTTTTTAAGTTCAGAAAAGGGAAGATGCAAATTTTCTAAAAGAGGAACTTTTTCTATTTCAATTTTATTCATCTGTATATCCGCCAGTACAGGATACAGAGAATATGTAGGGTATGGCATAATCAGCTTATCTTTTTTTTCTAATATAGCTTTAAATAATATAGCAAGTCCCTCATCCGAACCATTGGTAACAAGTATATTTTCAGGAGAAATTTCTTCCACCTCAGCAATACTTTCTCTTAATAGTTTTCCATCGGGCGAAGGATATTTCCGCAAATGACCTTCCCATAGGATATTCTCTCCGGCCTCCAGTATCCAGGGAGAAGGAGGATAAGGGTTTTCATTCGTATTTAATTTAATTACCTGTGATTCACCGGAGGGTTGCTCCCCCGGCACATAGGCTTTCAAATCATATAAGGCTTTATTAAATAAGAAATTACTCATAGACGATTTAGAGCATCAATATAAGAGTTAGCGGTTGCCTGTATTATATCCGTAGAACTCCCCTTCCCTACAACCCGCACATCTCCTTCGATAACCGTAACGGAAGCTTCTGAAAGTGCGTCGGTTCCTTCTGTTACCGGAGAAATCACAAGCTTGGCTAAGACAGGTCTTTTGCCGGTGGCTTTCTCAATCGCTCTAAAAACAGCATCTACAGGTCCATTTCCGGTGGAAGACTCTTCTAATAATTCTTCATTTTCACCGATCCTGAGTTTAATCGTAGCCGTGGGAACCGTATTACTTCCGGTGCTTACATGATAGTATTCCAAGGAAAACTTGCTCTTAGATGATTTAGTTGACTGCATGGTAAATAAGGCTATCAGGTCTTCATCGAAGACTTCTTTCTTCTTGTCAGCTATTTCTAAAAACCTCTGATAGGCACGGTCGAGTTCTTCCTGACCCGGATTAAAACCAAGACGAACAATTCTATCTTTAAAACCTGCTCTGCCGGAATGTCTTCCGAGTACCATACGATTGGATTCAAGTCCTATAGACTGAGGTGTCATGATTTCATAGGTTTCCCTATTTTTGATTACTCCATCCTGATGAATCCCCGACTCATGGGCAAAAGCATTCGCTCCCACAATAGCCTTATTGGGTTGCACTACCATACCGGTAATAGTTCTAACCAGATAGGAACCGCGATAAATCTGGCTTGTGTCTATATTCGTAGAAATTCCATAAAAATCTTTACGGGTGCGAAGAGCCATTACAACTTCTTCCATTGCTGTATTCCCGGCTCTCTCTCCGATCCCGTTAATTGTGCACTCAATTTGTCTTGCTCCGTTCTTCACAGCTGAAATCGAGTTAGCTGTAGCCAGACCAAGGTCATTATGACAATGAGCAGAAAAGATAACTCTATCGGCTCCTCTCACAT is part of the Leptospiraceae bacterium genome and encodes:
- a CDS encoding AAA family ATPase, with amino-acid sequence MARKFKKIPIGNSNFEEIIEEGFYYVDKSLFIQEILDSGSKVSLITRPRRFGKTINLMMLKAFFELDMQDFRDRKLSSLQTSSRQHPKEKLFHKLAIWQQGEEYTSHQGKYPVIFLSLKDSKKNTWSLSYQLLKQIIADEYKKHKYLLESDYLDQTEKNDFQRILTREASEFILGDSLKSLIKHLYHYHNQKVIVLIDEYDSPVHEAYEHGFYQEIIEFLLSFLGGALKDNKNLERAVITGILRVTKENIFSDLNNPDIITLLNDKYADKFGFTEAEVVKFLNDYQLEYEMENVKKWYDGYVIGKVSDIYNPWSILNFVDKHEEGFKPYWVNTSRNTLINHLLAHSNKDVKNELEQLIANNSITKRINSHIIFSDIERNSEALWSFLLFSGYLKTTKIIQDGKNIQYELMIPNLEVEYVFETFIEEWFTNYLADGEITVLFRALLSGDYKTVRQALQKYVLGAMSFFDPTGSEPEKVYHAFVLGLLVNMKTHRVKSNRESGFGRYDIMLIPLDLKDAGVVMEFKKVEEEDDETLDTACDAALLQIEKKQYETELRDLGVQEIYKYGIGFEGKSVKVKSA
- a CDS encoding tetratricopeptide repeat protein, with product MKLVLFTARYYSLFTSLLFFLGLIQSYFLFRPFFPELISGKMIPYLDLISIPFPIFFFLFFLIWLYFFSYYNYSLQRLYFYSASFFGRFLRWMKSGSRPFFLVFILSGLLLMLHDYLLKLSSSQFIREIDLQQIYSEKVQNQLLDTIRTIRLIQLSDILQAGTFLKILAMSVILLFIYQAIQARKRIHVSPFENLSGDESVSLYLNGLAPSLMGEFSFLTTLYRIIDEAASSRIRGNVIEAGLSIEDIGKALKEVTGGTSVEISFGPIKIPLASILGIIAKLVQGPRLHGLVLREGAKLCMIANISGGGMKGSWKVESPYPSNSESLSQALYSMTEELSYRVFTDLVNIGTKRWRAVRDYTKGLRKYRDTLQMNRQKKILLYEAEKNFLNALREDQAFFACHYNLGIVYRDLGKIEAAEISFRKAIAANPSHTDSFYALALLYRQKKKYDDVILYCKQILKIKLEDAKVWDLLALAMDSLETDLAIADKSKLRDCLYIRRVSVYIAWKYLCRARFRNQKDRVYVETAISCLRNLGLTQKLLSYKKAIYTLQQAVSFNPVESSVYYDYAICLKESSDLDRAREALHTAIGIEDKEDYRIELALIYAALYRKQKKEMLKLENKKAALYCCEISLQFPSRLNEKQLEKLSQVYALIEEPEKKKSLSYIRTANACIENEKVEPLKIYYKTLNHKRHELADEIQKGNRSLALQWAFARLQFQLSRALFRLGQYEKAKSLAEEAIVLLAEKHKKETRELLYYRDLALFSFYLKDFSSAMLYLEHALSLFPDSDKVHLLMGRVFLAMDNLDKAEAEFERAFNHKPNADSLTYIGRIYYIRSETLLDKSERRKAIEKGIEFNHYALDILESDSLISGDSIALLLERGKLHYWLGFLYMKSNRTDQAISHLKIAVNLGAYPHESRSFLGLLFTLNHKYNEAEEILSALLDEMKDKSSDPESMEIYFRSLLYYLIYHSEREIPLKNESKIFHKLETAFTSKKKSDQALFYDVKGWYFIRVKGLLDEGIDEIKKARSLEFDFYSEYHLAFAYYLKVKNGNPAFTPLAEFHCQNAVEADEYGHIQERLNHLKELLEWDIVNPE
- a CDS encoding 2-isopropylmalate synthase, with the protein product MDSTNKEISHVRIFDTTLRDGEQCPGAAMSEDEKLEVAHHLVRLKVDVIEAGFPISSPVQFKAVNRVAREVEGPIIAALARAKREDIQAAYEALKPAKYKRIHTFLATSPIHMKFKLGKEPKEVIKMAVEAVKMAREYVEDVEFSPEDGTRSEWEFLREVCEAVIDAGATTINVPDTVGYSTPENYGAMFDYLIKNVRGADRVIFSAHCHNDLGLATANSISAVKNGARQIECTINGIGERAGNTAMEEVVMALRTRKDFYGISTNIDTSQIYRGSYLVRTITGMVVQPNKAIVGANAFAHESGIHQDGVIKNRETYEIMTPQSIGLESNRMVLGRHSGRAGFKDRIVRLGFNPGQEELDRAYQRFLEIADKKKEVFDEDLIALFTMQSTKSSKSKFSLEYYHVSTGSNTVPTATIKLRIGENEELLEESSTGNGPVDAVFRAIEKATGKRPVLAKLVISPVTEGTDALSEASVTVIEGDVRVVGKGSSTDIIQATANSYIDALNRL
- the hisC gene encoding histidinol-phosphate transaminase, with product MSNFLFNKALYDLKAYVPGEQPSGESQVIKLNTNENPYPPSPWILEAGENILWEGHLRKYPSPDGKLLRESIAEVEEISPENILVTNGSDEGLAILFKAILEKKDKLIMPYPTYSLYPVLADIQMNKIEIEKVPLLENLHLPFSELKKRKGKFMTFASPNAPTGILEKKEELIELVKSFPGMVLCDEAYIDFAPEDSSLIREATHLENLVVSRTFSKSYSLAGLRVGYLVSTKENITLLKKIKDSYNLGMLEQAIACEAVRDREYFFLCRRKVLKTRETSRKCLEDLGFTVIPSDANFLFVMPPKGFTAEELFLYLKEQNILIRYFSEGTTSKYLRISIGIQEEMQVLHEKLKEYLKRH